A segment of the Desulfitobacterium dehalogenans ATCC 51507 genome:
TTCATCAAAAAACCCGTCAAAGCAATAACTAAAATAGAGGTAAGAGCTAAAGTTCCCAGCAAAGCGGCCAATACCCCCGGCCATCCCGCCACATGGTAACCAACATAACCGGACAAAAGAGTAGCAATGGGACCCGGTAATGAGGTTACAATAGCCAAGCCTTCAGAGAATTGCTCTATAGACATCCAACCATGATTGATGACTTCTGCTTGAATTAATGGAATGATGGCTGGACCACCACCAAATGCTAAATTGCTAGCACGGAAAAATGCTAAAAAGAGCTCTAGTAATTCCAACGATTTCATCTCCTCATTCTACAAACCTCTCACATGGTTATCATTATAACAAAGACCTTCTCAATTGAGAATATTAAAAAGCAAAAAGGCCGTTGCAAAGCCTTCTCCTATGATAAGCATTCCTAGACATTAACAAAGGGGCTGCAGCAACAGCCCCTTTATATCATTATCTAATTGTCCATTGTATTACTTACTGAACATTGTACATACCGTGAGATTTCATATAATTAAAGAGTTCTTCGCCATGTTCCTGCTCTTCTTTTTGAATATGATTGAGAGCTTGCCTAAGATTTTTATCCTGAAATTCAAAAATTGCTGTATCATAGGTTCCAGAGATATACTTTTCAGTAGAGAGCATATCGTTGACCATATTAAAATCGTTTTGGCTGTAATTCTTGCTCCCTTGAGACTGGGTTCCGGACATTCCCTGCATACCCTGTCCCTGTTGTTGCATCCCT
Coding sequences within it:
- a CDS encoding chromate transporter, translated to MKSLELLELFLAFFRASNLAFGGGPAIIPLIQAEVINHGWMSIEQFSEGLAIVTSLPGPIATLLSGYVGYHVAGWPGVLAALLGTLALTSILVIALTGFLMKHSNSPILKGALTGVRPLVTVLVAKTALDMGLSAFPSIWSWVIAGGAIICLYKLKLHPGIVIVLSMIFGIIVFQ
- a CDS encoding spore coat protein — encoded protein: MQVQLSQKEQMFLEDLKSHEELCIQKYSKYANEAECSNLKQIFQTLASHEQQHYDTINQMIAGQAPSMSQGQGQQSQGMQQQGQGMQQQGQGMQGMSGTQSQGSKNYSQNDFNMVNDMLSTEKYISGTYDTAIFEFQDKNLRQALNHIQKEEQEHGEELFNYMKSHGMYNVQ